One part of the Streptomyces ferrugineus genome encodes these proteins:
- a CDS encoding helix-turn-helix transcriptional regulator gives MGPRGKSRRRVETGEEFGPWLARQLKLAGKTQAELADELNLTRAAVSAWITGRSTPRPTVMTDIAKALGTDVGTVHTRTTDTQAGLPVTWYHRPGYSDGGRDLGNAAAFAFDADVQVLARETCQNSLDERLTENGRPVRVRYTLHELTGEALDAFREVILWNDLFPHYSAVSEAAGNQKVGRVVDAGVRDMYEKGRLVLLRVDDYNASGLIGDDYADGKFAAVVRRQLESLKSGPSAGGSYGLGKATLWATSALGLVLINSTLSVPHEGRTERRVIGRLELPWREVDGEPWAGPAWFGRPDPDSPGAMVARSWWADEETVARLHLTRESDEPGTSFLIVGAHDVASLEGKSDADDESVGDEEGDEDTRDIRKMHGRLVEALGRDFWAAMTGGGSRLPLLEVSVRALRNGKEVVPEKQVDPFAEQPARTRALKAHYEGTTVDRLTEAGQVAARSVPLKLPLSGGTHGTLGTHQAVLLVTEAEGDRDGVGGKNQVHSLRGNRMTVKRTVVPRLPPGTNPFQAVLLVGEAAGEAAPFAKEAEEFLRAAEPPEHDRWGQTEELTLRWSPSAYRRINALTAEVNSAVRELVGRPKRSSRDGGEAVRKALTVRTRPKAKAPAGPVVPVLDKLDATVGDDGEWRITAEVSIPRGDEIVPMVPVAQLDVRTGGRPKLDWAELVAVEGCEVEDGTLRFPPGTRRAKFQGSTDVTSHPVKTTLTRLVVELRAGKGE, from the coding sequence ATGGGACCCCGAGGGAAGAGCAGGCGGCGCGTGGAGACAGGTGAGGAGTTCGGGCCCTGGTTGGCCCGACAGCTCAAGCTCGCAGGGAAGACGCAGGCCGAACTGGCCGACGAGCTCAACCTGACCCGGGCCGCCGTGTCCGCGTGGATCACCGGCAGGTCGACACCCCGCCCGACCGTCATGACGGACATCGCCAAGGCCCTGGGCACGGATGTGGGTACGGTGCACACTCGCACCACCGACACCCAAGCCGGCCTCCCCGTCACCTGGTACCACCGCCCCGGCTACTCCGACGGCGGCCGTGACCTGGGCAACGCCGCCGCCTTCGCCTTCGACGCCGACGTGCAGGTCCTGGCCCGCGAGACCTGCCAGAACAGCCTCGACGAGCGGTTGACGGAGAACGGCCGCCCGGTCCGGGTCCGTTACACCCTGCACGAGCTGACCGGTGAGGCCCTCGACGCCTTCCGCGAGGTGATCCTCTGGAACGATCTCTTTCCGCACTACTCCGCCGTGTCGGAGGCCGCCGGTAACCAGAAGGTCGGCCGGGTCGTGGATGCCGGGGTGCGCGACATGTACGAGAAGGGCCGCCTGGTCCTGCTGCGTGTCGACGACTACAACGCCTCCGGGCTCATCGGCGACGACTACGCGGACGGCAAGTTCGCCGCCGTGGTCAGACGTCAGTTGGAGAGCCTCAAGTCCGGGCCCAGCGCGGGTGGTTCGTACGGCCTGGGCAAGGCGACGCTGTGGGCCACCAGCGCCCTCGGACTCGTGCTCATCAACTCCACTCTGTCCGTGCCGCACGAGGGACGTACCGAGCGACGGGTCATCGGCCGTCTCGAACTGCCCTGGCGTGAAGTGGACGGCGAGCCGTGGGCGGGCCCCGCATGGTTCGGGCGCCCAGACCCTGATTCGCCCGGTGCCATGGTGGCCCGCTCCTGGTGGGCGGACGAGGAGACCGTGGCACGCCTGCATCTGACCCGAGAGAGCGACGAACCCGGTACGTCCTTCCTCATCGTCGGCGCGCACGACGTGGCCAGCCTCGAGGGGAAGTCCGATGCCGACGACGAGTCCGTCGGTGACGAGGAGGGCGACGAGGACACGCGTGACATCCGCAAGATGCACGGCCGTCTGGTAGAGGCGCTGGGGCGTGACTTCTGGGCCGCGATGACCGGCGGCGGGAGCAGGCTCCCCCTGCTGGAGGTCTCTGTCCGTGCCCTGCGGAACGGCAAGGAGGTCGTGCCGGAGAAGCAGGTGGACCCGTTTGCCGAGCAGCCCGCCCGGACTCGTGCCCTCAAGGCGCACTACGAGGGCACCACGGTGGATCGCCTCACCGAGGCCGGGCAGGTGGCGGCGCGGAGCGTTCCGCTGAAGCTGCCGCTCTCCGGCGGCACCCACGGGACACTCGGTACGCACCAGGCGGTCCTGCTGGTCACCGAGGCCGAGGGCGACAGGGATGGGGTCGGGGGGAAGAACCAGGTGCACTCGTTGCGCGGCAACCGCATGACCGTCAAGAGGACCGTGGTCCCGAGGCTGCCGCCTGGGACCAACCCCTTCCAGGCCGTTCTGCTGGTGGGCGAGGCCGCCGGAGAAGCGGCCCCCTTCGCGAAAGAGGCCGAGGAATTCCTGCGTGCGGCGGAACCGCCCGAGCACGACCGCTGGGGACAGACGGAGGAGCTGACCCTGCGCTGGTCGCCGTCCGCATACCGCCGGATCAATGCGCTGACCGCCGAGGTCAACAGCGCGGTCCGGGAACTCGTCGGACGGCCGAAGCGTAGTAGCCGCGACGGCGGTGAGGCCGTGCGCAAGGCGTTGACCGTGAGAACGAGGCCCAAGGCCAAGGCTCCCGCCGGGCCGGTGGTTCCGGTGCTGGACAAGCTCGACGCGACGGTCGGCGATGACGGGGAATGGCGGATCACCGCCGAAGTGAGCATCCCGCGTGGCGACGAGATCGTCCCGATGGTGCCGGTCGCCCAGCTGGACGTGCGCACCGGAGGCCGCCCGAAACTGGACTGGGCGGAGCTCGTGGCAGTAGAGGGCTGCGAGGTGGAGGACGGGACCCTGCGCTTCCCGCCCGGCACGCGTCGTGCGAAGTTCCAAGGATCCACCGACGTCACCAGCCACCCGGTCAAGACGACACTCACCCGCCTCGTCGTCGAACTCCGCGCCGGCAAGGGGGAGTGA
- a CDS encoding DUF6339 family protein yields MITQPPHVPERLGLLATSAVDPFLTEELLKGEQVHGGIDLAKVVEPLHEDDARWWVEPIRSLVEDAMFEFREDRTRADAWLAPRLHATLRLTRREAADKRLWNHIALAVAPDYVVWRHRSEPTANRPERRVAAERFRGPADRQCFSRLWWAAELFRNGPDYEPVEAACGNQDLIHTVLRGGLVDHRPTAQALVRLLKSGKITTGRDVVGLSVAINAAGATLIYDVLAPDERRDPVRLRDWIAEAESAPPVERYELPTGPDEDPVPEESVAALTSYFAELFETAPVRGRKSGD; encoded by the coding sequence GTGATCACGCAACCGCCCCACGTACCGGAGCGCCTGGGACTGCTCGCCACCTCGGCCGTCGATCCGTTCCTCACCGAGGAACTGCTCAAAGGCGAACAGGTCCACGGCGGAATCGATCTCGCCAAGGTCGTCGAGCCGCTCCACGAGGACGACGCCAGGTGGTGGGTCGAGCCGATCCGAAGCCTGGTGGAAGACGCCATGTTCGAGTTCCGGGAGGACCGCACCCGAGCCGACGCGTGGCTCGCACCACGACTCCACGCCACGCTGCGCCTGACGCGGCGAGAGGCTGCGGACAAACGTCTGTGGAACCACATCGCCCTGGCGGTCGCCCCCGACTACGTCGTCTGGCGTCACCGGTCGGAGCCGACGGCGAACAGGCCGGAAAGGCGCGTCGCCGCGGAGCGTTTCCGCGGCCCTGCGGACCGTCAGTGCTTCTCCCGTCTGTGGTGGGCGGCCGAACTCTTCCGGAACGGGCCGGACTATGAGCCGGTCGAGGCCGCCTGCGGAAACCAGGACCTCATCCACACCGTTCTCCGGGGTGGCCTGGTCGACCACCGCCCCACCGCCCAGGCCCTGGTCCGCCTTCTGAAGAGTGGAAAGATCACCACCGGACGAGACGTCGTCGGCCTAAGCGTCGCGATCAACGCGGCCGGGGCAACCCTGATCTATGACGTTCTCGCGCCGGACGAGCGCAGGGACCCCGTCCGTTTGCGGGACTGGATCGCAGAGGCGGAATCGGCACCACCGGTCGAGCGGTACGAACTGCCGACGGGGCCCGACGAGGATCCGGTACCAGAGGAGTCCGTGGCAGCGCTCACCAGCTACTTCGCTGAGCTTTTCGAGACCGCGCCGGTCAGGGGTAGGAAGAGCGGGGACTGA